The uncultured Cohaesibacter sp. genome window below encodes:
- a CDS encoding potassium-transporting ATPase subunit C has product MQLLLTSLRISVATIVICVAGYTASMWGIAQTLTPTSANGSLITRADGTVIGSRLIAQAFSDSRYFWPRPSASSFQLTGAGGSNLSPTSQHLTERGEELVSRYKATSQTPIPADLVTASGSGLDPHISIQGALYQIPRIAIARGIDKTKLEQAVRMAAFSPSTFVKDNRIVNVLLLNIFLDKLSSEPPLKIPNKKN; this is encoded by the coding sequence ATGCAGCTTCTTCTTACGAGTTTAAGAATTTCAGTAGCAACCATTGTGATTTGCGTTGCTGGATATACGGCTTCAATGTGGGGAATTGCTCAAACGCTCACCCCAACTTCAGCTAACGGATCTCTTATCACCAGGGCTGACGGAACAGTTATCGGTAGCAGGCTAATCGCACAAGCTTTCTCGGATTCTCGCTATTTCTGGCCGCGGCCTTCCGCATCTAGCTTTCAGCTGACCGGAGCTGGGGGAAGCAATTTGTCCCCCACAAGCCAGCATTTGACCGAGCGAGGAGAAGAACTGGTTTCGCGTTACAAAGCAACATCGCAGACCCCAATCCCCGCAGATCTAGTCACAGCATCAGGATCAGGACTTGATCCGCACATCTCCATACAGGGTGCGCTTTATCAGATTCCTCGAATCGCAATTGCGCGCGGAATAGACAAGACAAAGCTTGAACAAGCCGTACGCATGGCAGCTTTTTCGCCGAGCACCTTCGTCAAAGACAACCGGATTGTAAATGTCCTCCTACTAAATATTTTCCTTGATAAACTAAGTTCAGAGCCCCCCCTCAAAATACCCAACAAGAAAAATTAA
- a CDS encoding AlpA family phage regulatory protein, giving the protein MSQPDRIIRLMTVLNRTGLSRSTIYRKMAEGTFPTQIKISIHGAGWRESEVNRWIANPARWGAGTAPEAAGHELD; this is encoded by the coding sequence ATGAGCCAACCAGATCGCATTATTCGCCTTATGACCGTTCTCAATAGAACGGGCCTGTCCCGATCGACCATCTACCGGAAGATGGCCGAAGGGACCTTTCCAACACAGATCAAGATCAGCATCCATGGCGCAGGATGGCGAGAGTCAGAGGTCAATCGTTGGATTGCCAATCCTGCAAGATGGGGTGCTGGTACCGCGCCTGAAGCAGCTGGCCACGAGCTCGATTAA
- a CDS encoding Maf-like protein, with protein sequence MTDSHRLILASASPRRLQLLQQIGIEPFALKPADLDETPRKNEQPRALAQRLAEAKADAVYRLSKDDPALSGCYILAADTVVAVGRRILPKAELAEEAAQCLNLLSGRTHKVFSGISLITPKGKTRTKVVTTKVRFKRLSHDIDPYIASGEWRGKAGGYAIQGIAGSFVVNLSGSYSSVVGLPLHETSNLLIGEGFPLRLKWLGGVE encoded by the coding sequence ATGACTGATTCCCATCGCCTGATCCTCGCCTCCGCTTCTCCTCGCCGTTTGCAGCTTCTGCAGCAGATTGGGATCGAGCCATTTGCGCTCAAGCCGGCTGATCTCGATGAAACGCCGCGCAAGAACGAACAACCGCGCGCCCTGGCCCAGCGTTTGGCCGAAGCCAAGGCGGACGCCGTCTATCGCCTCAGCAAGGACGATCCCGCCCTTTCCGGTTGCTACATTCTTGCCGCCGACACGGTTGTTGCTGTTGGCCGGCGCATTTTGCCCAAGGCCGAGCTTGCCGAAGAGGCTGCCCAGTGCCTCAACCTGCTTTCCGGGCGCACGCACAAGGTCTTTTCCGGCATTTCCCTGATCACCCCAAAAGGCAAGACCCGCACCAAGGTTGTCACCACCAAGGTGCGCTTCAAGCGTCTCAGCCATGACATCGACCCCTATATCGCTTCTGGCGAGTGGCGCGGCAAGGCTGGTGGCTATGCCATTCAGGGTATCGCCGGTTCGTTTGTCGTCAATCTGTCCGGCTCCTACAGTTCGGTGGTCGGTCTGCCATTGCATGAAACCTCCAATCTGCTGATTGGCGAAGGGTTCCCCTTGCGTCTCAAGTGGCTCGGCGGCGTCGAGTAG
- the infA gene encoding translation initiation factor IF-1: MAKEEVLEFPGVVTELLPNATFRVKLENDHEIVAHTAGRMRKNRIRVLAGDKVQVEMTPYDLTKGRITYRFK; this comes from the coding sequence ATGGCGAAAGAAGAAGTATTGGAATTCCCGGGTGTTGTAACCGAACTGCTGCCAAACGCCACTTTCCGCGTCAAACTGGAAAACGATCATGAGATCGTGGCACACACCGCAGGCCGCATGCGCAAGAACCGCATTCGCGTTCTGGCTGGCGACAAGGTTCAGGTTGAAATGACTCCATATGACCTGACCAAGGGCCGGATCACCTATCGCTTCAAGTAA
- a CDS encoding sensor histidine kinase KdpD — MEELTVDKKRPSPDALLEQAKQETRGRLKVFLGAAPGVGKTYEMLLSGRSCKFDGRDTVIGVVETHGRRETEALVFGLESIPKVSVDYRGQHLQEMNLDEILKRSPQLVLVDELAHTNAPGSRHPKRYLDVIELLDRGIDVFTTLNIQHLESLNDVVAQITGVRVRETIPDSIIDNADDVEIIDITPDDLIKRLKEGKVYLPQTAQQAVEHYFSPGNLTALRELALRRTAQRVDEQLIRHMKAHAIEGPWAATDHVLVCVNEDPQGPALVRYAKRQADRLRGSWTAIHIEAPRSTNPSDEDKDQIASTLRLAEKLGGEAITLPGHHVDRELLRYALDNNFSHIVVGRTRKPRWQELFLGSVSQNLTHSAGSISVHVVLGIESNDTPRRQLEKVRRNRFNFFPYIWSIIYVGIAFTFGILISHTLDVRNIVLAFLMAVLASAATTGLWPALFASLLGALTFNFFFLDPLYTFTISDPEGVVAFVFFLAAAAITSNLTARMHHQAEAASQRARTTEGLYQFSKKLAGASTLDDVLWATAHQMASMLKLHVVILLPKNGTLAVRAGYPPDDTLDEADIAAARWAWEHNRAAGCGADTLPGAKRLYLPIVTGKSPIGIIGLDGDKNGPLLSPEQKRLFDALADQAAVAIERIQLEADIDKAKLAVEADKLRSALLTSISHDLKTPLAAILGAAGTLRDYSNVIPEADRVDLMTTIVDESERLNRFIANLLDMSRIETGAMAPNASWQYLDDIVGSALRRAHKIMAHQHVTIKIPVDLPLLKLDPVLFEQVLFNLLDNASKYAPPNTEIQIRAWEDGKWVWVQVVDEGPGIPPSDLEKVFDSFHRVRKRDRVRAGTGLGLSICKGFVEAMGGTISASNRDNRSGAIFTIRLPIPSNAPKIGDM, encoded by the coding sequence ATGGAAGAACTAACCGTAGACAAGAAACGTCCCTCTCCAGATGCTTTGTTGGAGCAAGCGAAACAAGAGACTAGAGGCCGCCTCAAGGTCTTTCTTGGAGCGGCACCGGGCGTTGGGAAAACTTACGAAATGTTGTTATCCGGTAGATCCTGCAAATTCGATGGCAGAGATACCGTTATCGGTGTTGTAGAGACACATGGGCGGAGAGAGACTGAAGCTCTTGTATTCGGCTTGGAGAGCATACCAAAAGTGAGCGTCGATTACAGAGGTCAGCATTTGCAAGAAATGAATCTCGATGAGATTCTCAAGAGAAGTCCCCAGCTCGTTCTTGTCGACGAACTGGCTCACACCAATGCCCCAGGCAGTCGGCACCCCAAACGTTACCTCGACGTGATCGAGCTTTTAGATCGAGGGATTGATGTCTTTACGACCCTTAACATTCAACATCTTGAAAGTTTAAATGACGTTGTCGCCCAGATCACGGGGGTACGTGTCAGAGAAACCATACCGGATTCGATAATCGATAATGCTGATGATGTCGAAATTATAGACATCACTCCAGACGATCTCATTAAACGCCTCAAAGAAGGAAAGGTGTACTTACCTCAAACAGCACAACAGGCAGTTGAACACTATTTCTCTCCAGGCAACCTTACAGCACTTCGGGAACTAGCACTACGTCGTACAGCCCAGCGGGTTGACGAGCAACTGATACGACACATGAAAGCGCATGCTATTGAAGGGCCATGGGCAGCTACAGATCATGTACTCGTTTGTGTAAATGAAGATCCTCAAGGCCCCGCGCTCGTTCGATACGCCAAGCGCCAAGCAGATCGCTTAAGGGGGTCATGGACAGCAATACACATCGAAGCACCGCGCTCAACCAACCCCTCGGATGAAGACAAAGATCAGATTGCATCCACTCTCAGGCTTGCAGAAAAGCTGGGAGGAGAGGCTATAACCCTGCCGGGGCATCATGTTGATCGAGAGTTGCTTCGCTATGCTCTGGACAACAACTTTAGCCATATCGTCGTTGGAAGAACCCGCAAACCTCGATGGCAAGAACTATTCTTGGGGTCGGTATCTCAAAATCTTACACATAGCGCAGGCAGTATCAGTGTTCATGTTGTTTTGGGAATTGAATCGAATGACACTCCTCGAAGACAATTAGAGAAGGTAAGAAGAAACCGTTTCAACTTTTTTCCTTACATTTGGAGCATTATATATGTTGGTATTGCCTTTACGTTCGGCATACTAATATCGCACACGCTTGATGTCAGGAATATCGTTCTTGCCTTTTTAATGGCAGTGTTGGCATCAGCCGCCACAACTGGACTCTGGCCTGCGCTCTTTGCTTCTTTGCTCGGAGCACTCACGTTCAATTTCTTTTTTCTGGATCCTCTTTATACATTCACTATCAGCGACCCTGAAGGCGTCGTTGCATTTGTTTTTTTTCTAGCCGCTGCGGCAATCACAAGTAATTTGACAGCTCGTATGCACCATCAAGCTGAAGCAGCAAGCCAACGGGCCAGGACAACGGAAGGCCTCTATCAGTTTTCCAAAAAACTTGCAGGCGCTAGCACGCTTGATGATGTGCTTTGGGCGACAGCCCACCAAATGGCCTCTATGTTAAAACTCCATGTCGTAATTCTGTTGCCAAAGAATGGAACGCTGGCGGTCCGGGCAGGTTATCCTCCAGATGATACGTTGGATGAAGCAGATATAGCTGCAGCTAGGTGGGCATGGGAGCATAACAGAGCAGCAGGTTGTGGTGCGGACACGCTACCCGGAGCAAAAAGACTATACCTGCCTATTGTTACAGGAAAATCGCCAATCGGGATCATTGGCTTGGACGGTGACAAAAATGGACCGCTGCTCTCACCAGAGCAAAAACGTTTGTTCGATGCATTAGCAGACCAGGCGGCCGTCGCTATCGAACGGATCCAGCTTGAAGCCGATATTGACAAAGCAAAACTGGCGGTAGAAGCAGACAAGCTGAGGTCTGCTCTGCTAACATCGATTTCACACGATCTAAAGACACCGCTCGCCGCAATCCTAGGAGCCGCCGGCACCTTAAGGGACTATTCTAATGTCATACCAGAAGCTGACCGTGTTGATTTAATGACCACGATTGTGGACGAGTCAGAGCGTTTGAACCGGTTCATAGCAAATCTTCTGGACATGTCCCGCATAGAAACTGGAGCAATGGCCCCCAATGCATCTTGGCAATATCTTGATGATATCGTTGGGTCGGCTTTGCGCCGTGCTCACAAGATAATGGCTCATCAACATGTTACTATCAAAATCCCCGTCGACTTACCCTTGCTTAAGCTAGATCCAGTGTTGTTTGAGCAAGTGCTGTTCAATCTTCTCGACAATGCTTCCAAATATGCACCACCAAATACAGAAATCCAAATTCGCGCTTGGGAAGACGGAAAATGGGTTTGGGTTCAAGTAGTGGATGAAGGACCTGGTATTCCACCTTCGGATTTGGAAAAAGTATTCGACAGTTTCCATCGTGTGAGAAAAAGAGATCGCGTTCGTGCCGGTACTGGTCTTGGTCTATCAATCTGCAAAGGATTTGTTGAAGCCATGGGAGGAACAATCTCAGCGAGCAATCGTGACAATCGTAGCGGCGCTATCTTTACGATACGTTTGCCGATCCCGTCTAATGCACCTAAAATAGGAGACATGTAA
- a CDS encoding response regulator transcription factor, protein MASPSVKILVVDDEPPIRKLLRLGLTAEGYDIAEATNGKGAIEKVEEDSIDLILLDLGLPDIQGHELLSKWRDDLLEIPIIILSSRTDEAGIVRALELGADDYVTKPFGTKELVARIRVALRHTLQKQGEKPIFQTGNLSVDLVKRMVKVGNTEIKLSPKEYDILRVLVQYAGKVITHQHLLKEVWTSSTDVQYLRVYVRQLRQKIELHPEEPQYITTETGVGYRMREAD, encoded by the coding sequence ATGGCAAGTCCTTCAGTCAAAATATTGGTTGTTGACGATGAACCCCCTATTCGCAAACTGCTCCGCTTAGGCCTCACCGCCGAAGGCTACGACATAGCAGAAGCAACAAATGGAAAAGGTGCTATTGAGAAGGTAGAAGAAGACTCTATTGATCTAATTCTTCTCGATCTGGGACTACCGGATATACAGGGGCACGAACTACTTTCGAAATGGAGAGATGATCTGCTTGAGATTCCTATCATTATTCTTTCAAGCCGAACAGATGAAGCTGGGATAGTGAGGGCTTTGGAACTGGGAGCTGACGACTATGTCACAAAACCGTTCGGGACCAAAGAACTTGTAGCGCGCATCCGGGTTGCCCTTCGCCACACGCTTCAAAAACAAGGCGAAAAGCCAATATTCCAGACAGGAAATCTATCAGTAGACTTGGTTAAAAGAATGGTCAAGGTCGGAAACACTGAAATAAAACTTTCTCCAAAAGAATATGACATTCTTCGTGTTCTTGTACAATACGCAGGAAAGGTAATTACTCATCAACATCTACTTAAAGAAGTCTGGACTAGCTCTACAGATGTTCAATATCTAAGGGTTTATGTTCGGCAACTTCGGCAAAAAATCGAACTCCACCCAGAAGAGCCGCAGTACATCACCACTGAAACTGGAGTTGGTTACCGAATGCGCGAAGCAGATTGA
- a CDS encoding integrase arm-type DNA-binding domain-containing protein — protein sequence MALTDLQIRQLRPRDKAYQCTDGLGLYLEVSPSGARLWRYKYRFMKKQKRLSLGSYPDVSLAEARDKRNEARKRLDAGEDPLAERKREKLVAAFAASNTFGDIGREYIEKQIAEGRSPKTIEKSNWLIRQFALIDERPVTELKPLDILAVLKRLEAHGKYETVMRCRSFASCVFRYAVATGRAEEDPTVVLRGALIRPKVTHYAAIIEPDGVGDLLLAIDNYPGNPISRIALQIVPHIMARPGEFRKAHWSEFDLDAAIWKIPAERMKMRRPHQTPLSKQVIVYLKQLMPMTGPKGFVFPAYHTTKRPMSENTVNQALRRIGYARGEVTAHGFRTTASTLLNESGLWSPDAIERSLAHEDANSIRGIYNRGRYWEERVRMHQWWSDYLDELREKAANRLLTRRR from the coding sequence GTGGCACTGACTGATCTTCAAATTCGACAACTTCGCCCCAGAGACAAGGCTTATCAATGCACCGATGGTCTCGGGCTCTATCTTGAAGTCTCCCCGAGTGGAGCGAGGCTTTGGCGATATAAATATCGCTTCATGAAGAAGCAAAAACGCCTTTCCCTTGGAAGCTATCCCGATGTGAGCCTTGCTGAGGCGCGTGACAAAAGAAATGAAGCACGAAAAAGGCTTGATGCAGGAGAGGATCCGCTTGCTGAGCGCAAGCGCGAAAAGCTCGTTGCAGCGTTCGCAGCCTCAAACACTTTCGGCGATATCGGTCGAGAATATATTGAAAAGCAGATTGCTGAAGGAAGGTCGCCCAAAACGATTGAGAAATCCAATTGGCTTATTAGGCAGTTTGCACTGATCGATGAACGACCTGTAACTGAACTAAAGCCTCTTGATATTCTCGCTGTTCTGAAGCGGCTCGAGGCGCACGGCAAATATGAAACGGTTATGCGTTGCCGTTCCTTCGCCAGTTGTGTTTTTCGCTACGCCGTGGCGACGGGGAGGGCAGAGGAAGATCCTACAGTCGTTCTTCGAGGCGCTTTGATCAGGCCAAAGGTGACGCACTATGCGGCTATCATAGAGCCAGACGGCGTTGGCGATCTGCTTCTGGCAATCGATAACTATCCAGGCAATCCCATTTCGCGCATTGCCTTGCAGATAGTCCCACACATTATGGCGCGTCCTGGAGAATTCAGAAAGGCGCATTGGTCTGAGTTCGATCTTGATGCGGCTATCTGGAAAATCCCTGCGGAGCGCATGAAAATGCGGCGTCCTCACCAGACGCCCTTGTCAAAACAGGTCATCGTATATCTCAAACAACTCATGCCGATGACAGGCCCCAAGGGCTTTGTCTTTCCGGCCTACCATACGACTAAGCGTCCAATGAGCGAGAATACGGTCAATCAGGCACTTCGACGTATTGGCTATGCACGTGGTGAGGTGACTGCGCACGGATTTAGGACGACGGCTTCAACGCTTCTTAACGAGAGCGGGCTTTGGAGCCCTGATGCTATAGAACGTTCTCTCGCTCATGAAGATGCAAACAGCATTCGCGGTATCTACAATCGCGGACGCTACTGGGAAGAGCGCGTCCGAATGCATCAGTGGTGGAGTGACTATCTGGATGAGCTGCGTGAGAAAGCGGCAAATAGGTTGTTAACCCGCCGCCGCTGA
- the yacG gene encoding DNA gyrase inhibitor YacG: MTTEQGKNGKPKAGTVTGLRRTRPCPICSKPSTKESYPFCSERCRQVDLSRWLSGVYAIPASDEDDPDESDFDQQD, from the coding sequence ATGACAACTGAACAGGGCAAAAACGGGAAACCGAAGGCTGGAACCGTCACAGGTTTGCGTCGGACGCGCCCATGCCCGATCTGCTCCAAGCCTTCCACCAAGGAGAGTTATCCCTTCTGTTCGGAACGGTGCAGACAGGTCGACCTCAGCCGCTGGCTGTCGGGTGTCTATGCCATTCCGGCCAGCGATGAAGACGATCCGGACGAAAGCGATTTTGATCAACAGGATTGA
- a CDS encoding PTS sugar transporter subunit IIA → MIISDIINSENILIGAPIYSKEEALHFLSNRSAKSLNLEESDVLAALKCREDLGSTGIGAGIAIPHASVEGVLKPFTLLIKLVRPIQFDAIDEKPVDIICLILLPIGEQETHLKLLAELSRQLRRDKVIDVFRSTNTPEDIYSIIIQKNNK, encoded by the coding sequence ATGATTATCTCAGACATCATCAACTCAGAAAATATACTTATTGGAGCACCAATCTATTCGAAAGAAGAGGCACTTCATTTCTTATCCAATAGATCTGCGAAATCGCTTAACCTTGAAGAATCTGATGTTCTCGCTGCCCTAAAATGTAGAGAAGACCTTGGATCAACAGGAATTGGAGCAGGCATAGCAATTCCTCATGCTTCCGTAGAAGGTGTCCTTAAACCTTTTACCCTGCTCATAAAACTAGTAAGACCAATTCAATTCGATGCAATCGATGAAAAACCTGTAGACATTATCTGCTTAATACTTTTACCAATTGGAGAACAAGAAACCCATCTAAAATTACTCGCAGAATTATCCCGACAACTCAGACGAGATAAAGTCATCGATGTTTTTAGATCAACTAACACACCCGAAGATATTTATTCAATAATTATTCAAAAAAATAATAAATAA